The Planctomycetia bacterium region TCCAGCTTTGTGTGGAACTGTCGAAATACTGGAAGCTCATTTCCTGCACTTCCGGCGCCAGGATTTCCTCCTGTGCAGCTTCATCGGAATCGGCGCTGCCGGAAAGCACGTTCAGCGTTTCCTTGCGAACCAGCCCCGTGCCAGGCTGGCAGTAATAGGAAATGGTTCGCAGATCGGAATAAACGCTGTTCGGCGTTTCCGCATCGAGACGGCTGAACTGAGGTGTCTGGCTGCCGTACAGCGTGAGGGAATATTCATCACCCTGCACACAGAAATTAAACTGTCCTGGTTCAGGCGTGGTCGCATCAGTTGGTGGATCGGTAGGGGGAGGAGCGGGCTGAACACTTGGCGCAGTACTTAACAGAGACAGGTTCTGCCTGATGTCAGTTTGCAAACGAATGGCAGTGCCCCGGATCACCTGCAGTGATTGCACCGCTTCCTTACCGACGCGAATGGAACGCATCATGATATCAAGCGTGGAATAGACCGCTGCCAGCAGGATAGCGCCAAGCACAAGAGCAGCTAACACCTCAACCAAGGTAAATCCATGACGTGTGTTTGATCGGAGGATCATGGACTTCCTCCGCTTGTTGATGACGTTGACGGCTGTTGAGCAGGTAGTCGCAATTGCGGATCAAGCACGATACGCGACAGCGAATACTCAACCGGAGCGGCTCCCGTGAGCGAAAACGTGACGGTGACGATCACCGAATTCAGGCCGGTGATATTGTTGCCGGTATTCGGATCCTGCACACTGCTCCAGCTTTCCGGTGTAACAGAAACCTGGTACATCCATCCTTCCACTTCTTCCTCTATGGGGCCACTGGTGGAAGAAACCGGCAGGATGCCCGCCACAATTTCGTCCATCTTGGTTTCTGCGAGCAGTTGGGCTTTGGCTAAACGCCGGGCGCGGGTGGCTGCATCCGAAGCATTATCCACCATCTGTGTCAGTGCGTAGGCAGAAAAAATGAAGATAGCCAGCGAAGCCAATACTTCGAGCAATGACATGCCCGAGCGGGCAGTTGTCTTGCGTAGCAGACCAGTGGTTATTCTTCGTACAAGCATCTTGCGGTTGCTGTGGCAGGGTTATGCATGTACTCGTGCATGACCCAGCAGGTTTTCGGTTTGTTCTGCGTATCAAGCAGGGTCATTCGGAGTACCGAATAACCCTGCCACGGTTACTGTGGTTGCTGTATTGGTACCTGTTGAGCCTGGGCTGTCAAAGCTCGCATGGTTAATTGTCGGCGTCTGCCAGCCTGTTCCACGATGAGAATACTTGCCTGCTGATGTTCACGTCCGGTTCCGTCCAGTAACTTGGCTCTTCCATCAGGCAGGAACAGCCAGGTGGAATCAGGATTGCCGCCACTGATATTCACCATGTCGTTGGCGGCTTCGAAATGGAGATTATTCGGCAGACTTTTTTCAATCACTACTCCGGCATCTTCATCCGGATCACCGGTTGGCGGTGCATTCACACCGCTGGCCTGCTCTGGCCAGTAGGCGATTTCATTCGGTGCGATGCGGTACTGCTGCTCGCTGCTCAGAATTTGAAAGCGGTAAACCCGGCCTTCATCCATCGCAGCAGTGCGGGCGTGAATCCAGTCGGTCCGCAGATCATCAATAGCTCCTTGAAGCCGCTGGGTCATCCACCAGTTGGCTGCCATCGGCGCAATGACTGCGCTGGCAAATGCAAGAATCGCAATCACCGAAAGCAATTCCACCAGGGTAAAACCGGCACGGCTATTGCGCATCAGATCGTGTTTGCGGATGGCCATTTCCATCCGGGCCTCCCGAAATCACAATGGGTTCGTAGGCGCCGGTGGGTGACTGAACCAGTTCAAAGAAATAAGGTCGACCCCAGGGATCCAATGGAACCTGTGGCAGCATCCCTGCTGAAACCAGGAAATCCAGCCCGCCATTCATCATCGGGAAGCCGTTGGTCTGGGGAAATTCATCCTGGTTGTCGGCTGCGAAATTCTTCAGAATGGAGGCAAACTTCTTGCACTCGGTCTTGGCGACGCGAATACGCTGGTTGCCGATCAGTGTGATGTAAGTTGGAATAGCCACGCCTGCCAGAATGGCGAGAATGGCAACGACGGCCAGCAGTTCAGCCAGGGTAAAACCTGCTCGAACGTTGCGGCCTGTCTGTCGGGTTACGTGTCGTATCATCATGAGAATGTCTCCTAGCCAATAAGGCTGTTCGCTTGCATAAACGGCATCAACAGGGCCAGCACCACCAGAAGCGTGACGCCGGCCATCATCAACAACATGACAGGTTCCAGCAGGCGCACCAGCAGGTCAAGCTGCCGGGTCGTCCGGCGCTCGGTGCTGTCAGCGACATTGACCAGAACCTTTTCCAGCGTGTTGGATTCCTCCCCCACACTGATCATTTCAATCACGTCACGAGGAAACTGTTTGCTGTTGGCCAGTGGCCCGGCCAGGCTCTTTCCACCAGTGACATGTTCCGCTGCTTTATCAATCGAATCGGCGAGAATCTTGTTGCCAGTCGAATCTTTGGCAATGCGAAGCGCCGTCAGAAGGGGGATGCCATTCTTCAGCATCGTTCCCAGAATACGGCAGAATCGCGAAATGGCGAGGTTACGAATGATACTCCCAGCCACCGGTATTTTCAACATGATGCCATCGAGCCGCCGCCGCCCCGCTTCACTCCTAGCCCAGCGACGATACAGAAAGATCAGTATCCCGAACACCATCGCCAGCCACAGGAAATTATTCTGCAGAAAGTGACTCAGATTCAAGAGACCAACTGTCAGGAAGGGAAGTTCCTCGTGCTTGTTTCCGAACATCGATTCGAATCGAGGCACCAGAAAGATCACCAGACCGAGTACGATGAGTGAACCGACAATCATCAGAAACATCGGGTAGGCGAGTGCACCAATCACTTTAGAACGCAGCTCTTCCTGATGCTCGGTGAATTCTGCAATGCGGGCCAGCACATCTTCCAGGAACCCGCCTTCCTGTCCGGCACGTACCATCGAGACAGTCAGTTCGTTAAATGCCTTGGGATGCTTGGCCATCGCATCAGCCAGGCTGGTGCCATCGCTGATTTGAGCACGAACATCCAGCAGCACTTCGCT contains the following coding sequences:
- a CDS encoding prepilin-type N-terminal cleavage/methylation domain-containing protein codes for the protein MILRSNTRHGFTLVEVLAALVLGAILLAAVYSTLDIMMRSIRVGKEAVQSLQVIRGTAIRLQTDIRQNLSLLSTAPSVQPAPPPTDPPTDATTPEPGQFNFCVQGDEYSLTLYGSQTPQFSRLDAETPNSVYSDLRTISYYCQPGTGLVRKETLNVLSGSADSDEAAQEEILAPEVQEMSFQYFDSSTQSWMTSWDGTTMGPPAAIEIKLMVQMPEIPGVPPRSPVRHRLVIAIPAFGSPVQGGTTQ
- a CDS encoding prepilin-type N-terminal cleavage/methylation domain-containing protein, coding for MEMAIRKHDLMRNSRAGFTLVELLSVIAILAFASAVIAPMAANWWMTQRLQGAIDDLRTDWIHARTAAMDEGRVYRFQILSSEQQYRIAPNEIAYWPEQASGVNAPPTGDPDEDAGVVIEKSLPNNLHFEAANDMVNISGGNPDSTWLFLPDGRAKLLDGTGREHQQASILIVEQAGRRRQLTMRALTAQAQQVPIQQPQ
- a CDS encoding prepilin-type N-terminal cleavage/methylation domain-containing protein — its product is MMIRHVTRQTGRNVRAGFTLAELLAVVAILAILAGVAIPTYITLIGNQRIRVAKTECKKFASILKNFAADNQDEFPQTNGFPMMNGGLDFLVSAGMLPQVPLDPWGRPYFFELVQSPTGAYEPIVISGGPDGNGHPQTRSDAQ
- a CDS encoding type II secretion system F family protein encodes the protein MPDFAYTARSPDGQAATGVLTAGSEREVMVMLDQKGLFPVTIQPAKKSKVAAFSGGKIKPRLLCTVYSQLADLLHSGVPLLRSLEIIERQSTLPALSEVLLDVRAQISDGTSLADAMAKHPKAFNELTVSMVRAGQEGGFLEDVLARIAEFTEHQEELRSKVIGALAYPMFLMIVGSLIVLGLVIFLVPRFESMFGNKHEELPFLTVGLLNLSHFLQNNFLWLAMVFGILIFLYRRWARSEAGRRRLDGIMLKIPVAGSIIRNLAISRFCRILGTMLKNGIPLLTALRIAKDSTGNKILADSIDKAAEHVTGGKSLAGPLANSKQFPRDVIEMISVGEESNTLEKVLVNVADSTERRTTRQLDLLVRLLEPVMLLMMAGVTLLVVLALLMPFMQANSLIG